In a single window of the Bacteroidota bacterium genome:
- a CDS encoding PKD domain-containing protein: MKKLLLNVLVVFALVIAGQTSAFSQGVYNICSITSTTDTSGTLYDTGGPTGDYLVNEDCSLLVQPSCATSITLNVVSFSTESGFDFLRIYDGTSNTGILLLEADGPTMPSPSTVTATSGAMFIEWRSDVSIVSSGFEVNWTSVIAPSIAPNAGFVIGDVTPPLGVNVAFTDTSLGGPTSWLWDFGDGDTARSQNPLHTYAAAGTYTVTLIAFTCNESDTITQTLTVQGAPQIDVAQTGFSISAACGDSVAFPLDISNIAGGELVYTVDGSNVGAIKVLAMTYGTDQFAEYPSTINAINSVFTGYTLTTTATTNPGILSGLLIGQNVLLIPEQETGVSSTWAALAPVIQQFLNNGGSVIFLGSYSSESDCMFNTGVFSGTYGQDEFSTFTDVDIVLPAHPLAAGLVGNSFAPPSATFSMNLTNPDKVQVVTASGRDVVSYRYYGSGKAIFIAFDYFSPSTESSQIIANAIQWGGENALPSWISVAPVSDTVGAGNTSNAVVTFQTTGLPAGTYYANLGVASNDPLTPIVLLPCTLTVSGLPIVGLSEQCLTYDSIMQNTSALDTFQVINNGCDTLFISSITSNAAEFQVSSSVSYLLPGGYADVVITFSSATIGSFTGTISIQNNDIDTSVCLNATAFPAPVLVTSSNSVTQALRACGTTDSTVVWLYNTGGSNLTYNLGNLPAWAVANPTSGIINVGDSVGISVVFSSGTLAGGPQVSNLIVNTNDPLNLSKSIPLTLNVDFNPCMDYTFTSNTCNGSSIFATTQINTPDTYHWDFGDGDTSNVQNPTHYFPNNGTFTVTLIACNAAGCDTVTQSLTATITGPQTTSCYPVTTAYCCGIGVTNFRFGEPGGQEINNSSNDAIDGYSDYTCNAPVTLVTNFPYNISVSTGFTYAEWVRVWLDMNDDGTLDPVTELIYSDSALTNHQSTISIPDAGTVFGSPLRLRVATDFVNNPVPTPCLDLQYGQIEDYSIFVTFYDGIEQLASEIGFSVYPNPYDQSASIEYTLKNSSKVSVEVYNIMGSKVQNFAANELQSAGKHTYQFNGNASGVYYVKVTADGKTAVQKVVKM, from the coding sequence ATGAAAAAACTACTACTTAATGTTTTAGTTGTATTTGCTTTAGTGATCGCAGGCCAAACGAGCGCCTTCTCACAAGGAGTATACAACATTTGCTCAATCACGTCTACTACGGACACGAGCGGTACACTTTATGATACCGGTGGTCCAACCGGAGACTATCTTGTAAACGAAGACTGTTCACTTTTAGTACAGCCAAGTTGTGCTACAAGCATAACATTGAACGTTGTTTCATTTTCAACGGAATCTGGTTTTGACTTTCTAAGAATATACGATGGAACTTCAAATACCGGAATATTATTGCTTGAAGCAGATGGTCCAACTATGCCTTCGCCCAGCACTGTTACTGCAACTTCAGGAGCTATGTTTATAGAATGGCGTTCTGACGTTTCAATTGTATCTTCAGGTTTTGAAGTGAACTGGACTTCAGTTATTGCACCAAGCATTGCACCAAATGCAGGTTTTGTCATAGGCGATGTTACGCCGCCACTAGGTGTGAACGTTGCTTTTACGGATACTTCTTTAGGAGGACCAACTTCATGGCTTTGGGATTTCGGTGATGGTGATACTGCACGTAGTCAGAATCCATTACATACATATGCTGCTGCAGGAACGTACACAGTAACTCTGATTGCATTTACTTGTAATGAATCAGATACAATCACACAAACTCTGACTGTTCAAGGGGCACCTCAGATCGATGTTGCTCAAACAGGTTTCAGCATCAGTGCTGCTTGCGGCGATTCAGTTGCATTCCCGTTAGACATAAGCAATATTGCAGGTGGAGAATTGGTCTATACTGTTGATGGTTCAAATGTCGGAGCAATAAAAGTTCTGGCAATGACATATGGTACAGATCAGTTTGCAGAATATCCTAGTACGATCAATGCGATCAATTCTGTGTTTACAGGTTATACACTTACAACAACAGCAACTACAAACCCTGGAATCTTAAGTGGTTTATTGATTGGACAAAATGTTCTTTTGATACCTGAACAAGAGACAGGTGTTAGTTCTACTTGGGCAGCTCTTGCTCCGGTAATTCAGCAATTCCTTAACAATGGTGGTTCAGTAATTTTCCTTGGATCTTATTCTTCAGAATCAGATTGTATGTTCAATACAGGAGTATTCTCAGGAACTTATGGCCAGGATGAATTTTCTACTTTCACGGATGTAGATATTGTACTTCCTGCACATCCACTTGCTGCAGGTCTTGTAGGAAATTCATTCGCACCTCCAAGTGCAACTTTCTCTATGAACTTAACAAATCCTGATAAGGTACAAGTAGTGACTGCAAGCGGTCGTGATGTTGTTTCTTACCGTTATTATGGTTCAGGTAAGGCAATCTTTATCGCTTTCGATTATTTCTCACCTTCAACTGAAAGTTCTCAGATCATTGCAAATGCAATTCAGTGGGGTGGAGAAAATGCTCTTCCTTCATGGATCAGTGTAGCTCCCGTATCAGATACAGTAGGTGCTGGAAATACTTCAAATGCAGTTGTTACTTTCCAGACTACAGGATTACCTGCAGGAACATATTATGCAAATCTTGGTGTTGCAAGTAATGACCCATTGACCCCTATCGTATTGTTACCATGTACACTTACAGTATCCGGTTTACCAATTGTAGGTTTATCAGAACAGTGTTTAACTTATGACAGCATCATGCAGAATACTTCTGCTCTTGATACTTTCCAGGTGATCAACAATGGTTGTGATACATTATTCATTTCTTCGATCACATCTAATGCAGCTGAATTTCAGGTTTCATCAAGTGTTTCTTATCTATTACCTGGTGGTTATGCTGATGTTGTAATTACTTTCAGCAGTGCAACTATTGGATCGTTCACAGGAACAATTTCAATTCAGAATAATGATATCGATACTTCGGTTTGTCTGAATGCAACTGCATTCCCGGCACCGGTGTTGGTCACTTCTTCAAATAGTGTTACACAAGCGCTTCGTGCTTGCGGTACAACAGATTCGACAGTCGTTTGGCTGTATAATACAGGTGGTAGCAATTTAACTTACAATCTTGGAAACTTACCTGCATGGGCTGTTGCAAATCCAACAAGTGGTATAATCAACGTTGGTGATTCAGTTGGAATTAGTGTGGTATTCTCCAGTGGTACACTTGCAGGCGGACCTCAGGTATCTAACTTAATAGTTAATACAAATGATCCGTTGAATCTTTCAAAATCAATTCCATTGACATTGAACGTCGATTTCAATCCATGTATGGATTATACTTTTACATCTAATACTTGTAACGGTTCATCAATCTTCGCAACAACACAGATCAATACTCCTGATACTTATCATTGGGATTTTGGTGATGGTGATACTTCAAACGTTCAGAATCCAACACATTACTTCCCGAATAATGGAACATTCACTGTAACATTGATCGCTTGTAATGCTGCCGGATGTGATACAGTTACACAATCACTTACAGCAACTATCACTGGTCCACAAACTACTTCATGTTATCCTGTGACAACAGCTTATTGCTGTGGAATTGGAGTTACAAACTTCAGATTTGGTGAGCCGGGTGGTCAGGAGATCAACAACTCTTCAAATGATGCAATCGACGGTTATTCTGATTACACTTGTAATGCTCCGGTAACATTGGTTACTAATTTTCCTTACAACATTTCTGTTAGCACAGGATTTACTTATGCAGAATGGGTAAGAGTTTGGTTAGATATGAATGATGATGGAACATTGGATCCGGTAACTGAATTGATCTATTCAGATTCAGCATTAACAAATCACCAGTCAACGATTTCTATTCCTGATGCTGGAACAGTGTTTGGTTCTCCATTGCGCTTGCGCGTTGCAACAGATTTCGTAAACAATCCTGTTCCAACTCCATGTCTTGATCTTCAGTATGGCCAGATAGAAGATTACTCGATCTTTGTAACATTCTATGATGGTATTGAACAATTAGCCAGCGAAATCGGATTCTCTGTATATCCAAATCCATATGATCAGTCAGCAAGTATTGAATACACTTTGAAAAATTCTTCAAAAGTATCAGTAGAAGTTTACAACATCATGGGTTCAAAAGTACAGAACTTTGCAGCTAACGAACTTCAGTCAGCAGGAAAACATACATACCAGTTCAACGGAAATGCTTCCGGTGTATACTATGTAAAAGTTACTGCAGATGGCAAAACAGCAGTTCAGAAAGTAGTTAAGATGTAA
- a CDS encoding MarC family protein, with product MDLNLRDILTVSTILFAVIDIVGSIPVLLQVKSRVGYIKAEQATFVSLLIMILFLFLGESILKFLGVDVKSFAIAGSLVIFFLAIEMILGIRLYKDEIPETASIVPIAFPLIAGTGTMTTLLSLRAAYDSITIISGIFLNLVLVYVVLRNLYRLERFLGTAGISILRKVFGIILLAIAVKLFRTNIGI from the coding sequence ATGGATTTGAATTTACGAGACATACTGACGGTTTCGACCATTCTTTTTGCTGTCATCGATATAGTAGGGTCAATACCTGTGCTCTTGCAGGTCAAGTCAAGAGTGGGCTATATAAAAGCCGAACAGGCTACATTCGTTTCACTTCTGATCATGATTCTCTTCCTTTTTCTGGGAGAGTCGATCCTTAAATTTCTGGGAGTCGATGTCAAGTCATTTGCCATTGCCGGCTCACTGGTCATCTTCTTTTTGGCTATTGAAATGATTTTAGGGATCAGACTGTACAAAGATGAAATTCCGGAAACGGCCAGTATTGTACCGATAGCATTTCCATTAATAGCAGGAACTGGAACCATGACCACTTTGCTTTCCTTAAGAGCAGCCTACGACTCAATCACCATAATATCAGGCATTTTCCTCAATTTGGTGCTTGTTTATGTGGTTTTAAGAAATTTATACAGACTGGAACGCTTCCTTGGTACAGCAGGGATCAGCATATTGCGAAAAGTATTCGGAATCATCTTACTGGCAATAGCTGTAAAGTTATTTCGGACAAACATCGGAATATGA
- the atpG gene encoding ATP synthase F1 subunit gamma has product MANLKEVRSRITSVISTQQITKAMKMVSAAKLRRAQDAIVMMRPYASKLREIMENISGSLDSSVGGQYSVVRPVNKVLIIAVSSNRGLCGAFNANINRTISKMIRENYASQAQSGNVKVMSIGKKSSDFFAKMGNLNGGNHNEIYANINFEAVSKIAEGVMKSFAAGEYDRVEVVYNQFKNAAVQIVMVEQVLPIVPPTTVNVSKAVNDYIFEPAKEELVLDLIPKSVKVQLYKAVLDSNASEHGARMTAMSKATDNAGDLLKELRLSYNKARQAAITGEILEIVAGAEALNG; this is encoded by the coding sequence ATGGCAAATTTAAAAGAGGTACGTAGCCGCATTACTTCAGTAATTTCTACACAGCAAATTACGAAGGCAATGAAAATGGTAAGTGCTGCAAAGCTGCGCAGAGCACAGGATGCAATTGTAATGATGCGACCTTATGCTTCGAAACTTCGCGAGATCATGGAAAACATTTCCGGCTCACTTGATTCAAGTGTTGGTGGACAATATTCTGTTGTTCGTCCTGTGAATAAAGTATTGATCATTGCGGTCAGTTCAAATCGTGGATTGTGTGGGGCGTTCAATGCGAACATCAATCGTACGATAAGCAAAATGATCCGTGAAAATTATGCAAGTCAGGCGCAGTCAGGAAATGTAAAAGTGATGAGTATCGGAAAAAAATCGTCAGACTTTTTTGCAAAAATGGGAAACCTGAATGGCGGTAATCACAATGAAATTTATGCCAATATTAATTTCGAAGCGGTATCTAAAATTGCTGAAGGCGTTATGAAGAGTTTCGCTGCAGGAGAATATGACAGAGTAGAAGTTGTTTACAATCAATTCAAGAATGCAGCTGTTCAGATAGTAATGGTTGAACAAGTACTTCCGATCGTACCTCCGACAACTGTTAATGTAAGCAAAGCTGTAAACGATTATATTTTCGAACCTGCGAAAGAAGAACTGGTATTGGACTTGATTCCAAAATCTGTAAAAGTTCAGTTATACAAAGCAGTTCTGGATTCCAATGCTTCCGAGCATGGAGCCCGGATGACAGCGATGAGCAAAGCCACGGATAATGCCGGAGATTTGCTTAAAGAATTAAGATTGTCATATAACAAAGCACGACAAGCTGCGATTACCGGGGAAATCCTCGAGATCGTTGCCGGTGCAGAAGCATTAAATGGTTAA
- a CDS encoding F0F1 ATP synthase subunit alpha, whose protein sequence is MAEVRPDEVSAILRQQLAGFKTEKELEEVGTVLQVGDGIARIYGLTRVQSGELIEFENGLQGIVLNLEEDNVGAVLLGVSSDIKEGDIVKRTGKIGSIRVGEGMLGRVVDTLGNPIDGKGPITGDTYEMPIERKAPGVIFRQPVTEPLQTGIKAIDAMIPIGRGQRELIIGDRQTGKTAVAIDTIINQKEFYEKGQPVFCIYVAVGQKGSTIAQIVKTLTEAGAMPYTVIVAAPASTPAPMQFFAPMSGAAIGEFFRDTGRPALIVYDDLSKQAVAYREVSLLLRRPPGREAYPGDVFYLHSRLLERAAKVINSDAIAKTMNDLPDSIKHLVKGGGSLTALPIIETQAGDVSAYIPTNVISITDGQIFLEANLFNAGVRPAINVGISVSRVGGNAQIKSMKKIAGTLKLDQAQYRELEAFSKFGSDLDASTKATIDKGSRNVEILKQGQYSPLTVEKQVAIIYCGTKGLLRDVPVNRVKEFETEFLGLLDAQHRPTLDAIRGGAIDDKVTSVLEKVASELTPKYKS, encoded by the coding sequence ATGGCAGAAGTAAGACCCGATGAAGTATCAGCCATATTGCGACAGCAATTGGCAGGGTTCAAAACAGAAAAAGAACTCGAAGAAGTAGGAACTGTATTACAGGTAGGTGATGGTATCGCCCGTATCTATGGTTTAACTCGTGTTCAGTCAGGTGAATTGATCGAATTCGAAAACGGCCTGCAAGGAATCGTACTGAATCTTGAAGAAGATAACGTCGGTGCCGTATTGCTTGGAGTTTCTTCGGACATCAAAGAAGGTGATATTGTAAAACGTACCGGAAAGATCGGATCAATTCGTGTTGGTGAAGGTATGTTAGGTCGTGTTGTCGATACATTGGGAAATCCAATCGACGGTAAAGGACCGATCACAGGCGACACTTACGAAATGCCAATCGAGCGTAAAGCTCCGGGAGTAATCTTCCGTCAACCGGTTACAGAACCACTTCAGACAGGTATCAAAGCGATTGATGCAATGATTCCGATCGGTCGTGGACAACGCGAATTGATCATTGGTGACCGTCAGACAGGTAAGACAGCTGTGGCCATCGATACGATCATCAACCAGAAAGAATTTTACGAAAAAGGCCAACCCGTATTTTGTATTTATGTAGCGGTAGGACAAAAAGGTTCTACAATTGCGCAGATCGTGAAGACACTTACTGAAGCTGGTGCAATGCCATACACGGTGATCGTTGCTGCCCCCGCATCAACTCCGGCGCCGATGCAATTCTTTGCTCCAATGTCAGGTGCTGCCATAGGAGAATTTTTCCGTGACACAGGTCGTCCGGCATTGATCGTTTATGATGATCTTTCCAAACAAGCAGTTGCCTACCGTGAAGTATCACTTCTTCTTCGTCGTCCACCGGGCCGTGAAGCATATCCTGGTGATGTATTCTACCTTCACTCTCGTCTTCTTGAAAGAGCTGCGAAAGTCATCAACTCTGATGCAATTGCAAAAACAATGAACGATCTTCCTGATTCGATCAAACATCTTGTAAAAGGTGGCGGATCATTGACTGCACTTCCGATCATCGAAACGCAGGCAGGTGACGTATCAGCATACATTCCAACGAACGTGATCTCCATCACCGATGGCCAGATCTTCCTTGAAGCAAACTTATTCAACGCAGGTGTTCGTCCTGCCATCAACGTAGGTATCTCTGTTTCGCGCGTGGGTGGTAATGCACAGATCAAGTCGATGAAAAAGATCGCAGGTACGTTGAAATTAGATCAGGCACAGTATCGTGAGTTAGAGGCTTTCTCTAAATTCGGTTCTGATCTTGATGCTTCAACAAAAGCTACGATCGATAAAGGTTCACGTAACGTTGAGATTCTTAAGCAAGGACAATATTCTCCGCTTACAGTAGAGAAACAAGTTGCAATTATCTATTGCGGAACAAAAGGTTTGTTGCGTGATGTTCCTGTGAACAGAGTAAAAGAATTCGAAACTGAATTCCTTGGACTTCTTGATGCACAACATCGTCCGACTCTTGACGCAATCCGCGGAGGAGCGATCGATGATAAAGTTACAAGTGTACTTGAGAAAGTAGCTTCTGAGTTAACACCAAAATATAAATCATAA
- the atpH gene encoding ATP synthase F1 subunit delta, producing the protein MVDIQVAKRYAKSVLELSKENGVVDAVSDDMKLFITVCEQNHDLVLMLLNPIIATDKKMNVLNSIFNGKVNKLTISFFEIVTRKGREKYLVQIAKEFVAKYKQLKNIQTAEITSAVGLDDNLRKKVYDLIRNSTNSEVELIEKIDNKLIGGFILRMDDKQYDASISSELRKLTQAFSSNPYVRKN; encoded by the coding sequence ATGGTAGATATACAAGTTGCAAAAAGATACGCTAAATCAGTACTCGAGCTTTCGAAAGAAAATGGAGTAGTGGATGCTGTCAGCGATGATATGAAGTTATTCATAACTGTGTGCGAACAGAATCACGATTTAGTATTGATGCTTTTGAATCCGATCATTGCCACTGATAAAAAAATGAATGTGTTAAACAGCATTTTCAACGGCAAAGTAAATAAGCTTACTATCTCTTTCTTTGAGATCGTAACACGTAAAGGTCGTGAGAAATATCTTGTTCAGATCGCAAAAGAATTCGTTGCAAAATATAAGCAGTTAAAGAACATTCAGACTGCAGAGATCACTTCTGCAGTCGGACTTGACGATAATCTCCGCAAAAAAGTTTACGATCTTATCCGTAACAGCACAAATTCAGAAGTGGAATTGATAGAGAAGATCGACAACAAACTCATCGGCGGATTTATCCTTCGTATGGATGATAAACAATACGATGCTTCTATCTCTTCAGAGCTTCGCAAACTTACACAGGCATTCTCTTCTAATCCGTATGTAAGAAAGAATTAG
- a CDS encoding F0F1 ATP synthase subunit B: MELIKPQFGLIFWMALSFLILMFILGKFAFPIIMKSLKEREDSITNALSAAEKAKKEMAALQADNEKLLVQARAERDLMLKEARDTKDAIVSEAKNKAQAEANKILATTRETINNEKNAAITELKNQVAAMSIEIAEKILRQELSNDEKQKTLMDNLMKDISLN; this comes from the coding sequence ATGGAATTAATAAAACCACAGTTCGGACTTATTTTTTGGATGGCTTTGTCATTCCTTATCTTAATGTTTATCCTGGGAAAATTTGCTTTTCCGATAATCATGAAGTCGTTGAAAGAACGTGAAGATTCTATCACAAATGCATTAAGTGCTGCAGAAAAAGCAAAGAAAGAAATGGCAGCTTTACAAGCTGACAATGAAAAGTTGCTTGTTCAGGCAAGAGCAGAACGTGATCTTATGTTAAAAGAAGCACGTGATACAAAAGATGCTATTGTATCTGAAGCAAAAAATAAAGCTCAGGCGGAGGCAAATAAAATTCTTGCAACTACGCGTGAGACCATCAATAATGAAAAGAATGCTGCAATCACTGAATTGAAAAATCAGGTTGCTGCTATGTCGATTGAAATTGCTGAGAAGATCCTTCGTCAGGAATTAAGCAACGACGAAAAACAAAAGACTTTGATGGATAATCTGATGAAAGATATTTCGCTTAACTAA
- the atpE gene encoding ATP synthase F0 subunit C — protein MLSSILLQEVAGNLGLGYGVAALGAGLAALGAGVGIGRIGGSALESIARQPEASGDIRANMILTAALVEGAAFFAMVVGLLVTFK, from the coding sequence ATGTTATCTTCAATTCTCCTTCAAGAAGTAGCCGGAAACCTTGGTCTTGGTTATGGTGTTGCTGCTTTAGGTGCCGGACTTGCTGCTCTAGGAGCAGGTGTTGGTATTGGTCGTATCGGTGGTTCTGCATTGGAATCAATCGCTCGTCAACCTGAGGCTAGTGGCGACATCCGCGCCAACATGATCCTTACAGCCGCTCTTGTGGAAGGTGCTGCCTTCTTCGCAATGGTTGTAGGTCTTCTTGTTACCTTCAAGTAA
- the atpB gene encoding F0F1 ATP synthase subunit A codes for MKLKLIGMLVCLFATTSVLANEEHAPKAAGKFDAGKMIVEHISDSHDWHIMGEGEHSVSVPLPVIVYNKERGFSMFMSSRFEHGHKTYDGYRLHENHIEAVNETEVTDAHTATVNEELTAATYDISITKNVFALLVSVILMLVIFLSVAKAYGRRKGMAPKGLQSLIEVLVVFVRDEIAKPSIGKNYARFMPYLLTVFFFIWINNLLGLIPIMPFGANVTGNIAITMTLAVITFLITTFSANRHYWRHIFAMPGVPVGVLVLLTPIELLGVILRPFVLMIRLFANITAGHIIALSFFSLIFIFGEMNTGLGFGVSIVSVGFVIFMTVLELLVAFLQAFVFTLLSAIYFGAAIEEHDHDHHGQDAHVEEALII; via the coding sequence ATGAAGTTAAAATTGATAGGAATGCTGGTTTGCCTTTTTGCAACAACAAGTGTGTTGGCAAATGAGGAACATGCTCCTAAGGCAGCCGGAAAGTTTGATGCCGGAAAGATGATCGTAGAGCATATTTCAGATTCACATGACTGGCATATCATGGGAGAAGGAGAACATTCTGTTTCTGTTCCGCTTCCAGTTATAGTTTACAATAAAGAACGTGGCTTTTCAATGTTTATGTCAAGTCGTTTTGAGCACGGACATAAAACATACGATGGATATCGTTTACACGAAAACCATATCGAAGCAGTGAATGAAACGGAAGTAACAGATGCACATACTGCAACTGTTAATGAAGAACTGACTGCTGCTACGTACGATATTTCAATTACAAAAAATGTATTTGCACTTTTAGTCAGTGTGATCCTGATGCTGGTAATTTTTCTTTCAGTTGCAAAAGCATATGGAAGAAGAAAAGGAATGGCACCGAAAGGTCTTCAGTCATTGATTGAAGTACTTGTTGTTTTTGTTCGTGATGAAATCGCTAAACCAAGTATCGGGAAAAACTATGCGCGTTTCATGCCGTATCTACTTACTGTTTTCTTTTTTATCTGGATTAACAACTTATTAGGTCTGATCCCGATCATGCCGTTTGGTGCAAACGTTACAGGAAATATTGCAATAACAATGACGCTTGCTGTTATAACATTCCTGATCACAACATTCTCAGCAAACAGACATTACTGGAGACACATCTTTGCAATGCCGGGCGTACCGGTTGGTGTATTGGTGTTGTTAACTCCTATCGAATTGCTTGGAGTTATCTTACGTCCATTCGTATTGATGATTCGACTTTTCGCAAACATCACTGCAGGTCACATTATCGCTTTGTCATTCTTCTCACTCATTTTCATCTTCGGTGAAATGAATACAGGATTAGGATTCGGCGTATCGATAGTATCAGTCGGCTTTGTCATCTTCATGACAGTGCTTGAATTATTAGTTGCCTTCTTACAGGCTTTTGTTTTCACATTGCTTTCTGCAATTTATTTCGGAGCAGCAATTGAAGAGCACGATCACGATCACCATGGTCAAGATGCTCATGTAGAAGAAGCCCTTATCATTTGA
- a CDS encoding T9SS type A sorting domain-containing protein produces the protein MRQLLLILGITYCFSFQTQAQRTCGTMENYDHQTGKDPLLKKHYEDAFSKIIASEGQVQRASGAVITIPVVVHVIHDNEAIGSGTNIDDDQVISQIEALNEDFRLMNDDSLTPGHPFWQYQADVRIEFCLARQTPGGQPSTGIERFYGGLDWEMSDCETVLKPSTFWDPSRYLNLWSVDWGGANSDLLGYAQFPGGSANTDGVVIGYQYFGYRGNVTPPYDNGRTGTHEVGHWLGLRHIWGDATCGNDLISDTPPQEMDNSNCPSFPHNAFSICGSDANGEMFMNYMDYVDDRCMVMFTDGQSTRMNAALTSQRSTLITSNGCSTPNPGIDENTLFGESISIFPNPSTGIIRIGTKNPASSNLLVQVTDLSGRLIKSFSIKNPALQSELDLSGLSAGTYLLHFNQKDLNATKKVCLTGY, from the coding sequence ATGCGTCAACTTTTACTCATATTGGGAATTACATATTGTTTTTCCTTTCAAACACAAGCACAACGAACTTGTGGTACAATGGAGAATTACGATCACCAAACCGGAAAGGACCCATTGTTGAAAAAGCATTATGAAGATGCCTTCAGTAAAATTATCGCAAGTGAAGGTCAAGTGCAGCGCGCCTCAGGAGCTGTAATTACAATTCCTGTAGTAGTGCACGTCATACATGATAATGAAGCGATCGGAAGCGGAACAAATATCGACGATGATCAGGTCATTTCGCAGATTGAAGCTCTTAACGAAGATTTTCGTCTGATGAATGATGATTCATTAACGCCCGGACATCCCTTCTGGCAATATCAGGCGGATGTAAGGATAGAATTCTGTCTGGCCAGACAAACTCCGGGCGGTCAACCTTCTACAGGTATAGAACGCTTCTATGGCGGGCTGGATTGGGAAATGTCAGACTGCGAAACGGTATTGAAGCCATCGACCTTCTGGGATCCAAGCCGTTACTTGAATTTATGGTCTGTTGACTGGGGTGGAGCAAATTCAGATCTGCTTGGCTATGCACAGTTTCCGGGAGGAAGTGCAAATACGGATGGTGTTGTGATCGGCTATCAGTATTTTGGATACAGAGGAAATGTAACTCCACCATACGACAATGGCCGGACCGGAACACATGAAGTTGGTCATTGGTTAGGATTACGTCATATCTGGGGCGATGCAACTTGTGGAAACGATCTGATTTCAGATACACCACCTCAGGAAATGGATAATTCCAATTGTCCATCATTTCCACACAATGCATTTAGTATCTGCGGTTCCGATGCAAACGGGGAGATGTTCATGAACTATATGGATTATGTTGACGACAGGTGTATGGTAATGTTTACCGATGGACAATCAACAAGAATGAACGCAGCCCTTACCAGTCAGCGAAGTACTTTGATTACTTCAAATGGTTGCTCAACCCCTAATCCGGGGATTGATGAGAATACATTGTTTGGTGAAAGCATAAGTATTTTCCCAAATCCTTCAACAGGTATTATAAGGATTGGAACTAAAAATCCTGCTTCTAGTAACCTGTTGGTTCAAGTCACTGATCTTTCCGGAAGGTTAATTAAATCTTTTTCCATCAAAAATCCCGCACTCCAATCCGAACTCGATTTGTCCGGTCTTTCAGCAGGAACTTATTTATTACATTTTAATCAGAAGGATTTGAATGCAACCAAAAAGGTGTGTTTGACCGGGTATTGA
- a CDS encoding lmo0937 family membrane protein yields MNNLLYTIAVILIIVWALGYFAFSAGGIIHVLLVIALIAVILRVIQGKNPV; encoded by the coding sequence ATGAACAATCTATTGTACACAATTGCTGTAATTCTGATCATTGTCTGGGCATTAGGATATTTTGCTTTCAGTGCAGGTGGAATTATTCACGTACTGCTTGTCATCGCTTTGATTGCAGTCATTCTCCGGGTTATTCAAGGAAAGAATCCGGTTTAA
- a CDS encoding YtxH domain-containing protein, with protein sequence MEENNGSSIKIIGALVVGAIAGAALGVLFAPDKGSSTRSKIIDGADDLAREFKRKMRSKANDLRQKAEELEHLAEEKLDDLKTDIKSKATDFVNSK encoded by the coding sequence ATGGAAGAAAACAACGGTTCATCAATTAAAATCATCGGCGCATTAGTAGTAGGTGCTATTGCCGGAGCTGCTCTTGGAGTATTATTTGCTCCTGATAAAGGTAGTTCTACCAGAAGCAAAATCATAGACGGTGCTGATGATCTTGCAAGAGAATTTAAACGTAAAATGCGTTCTAAAGCAAATGACCTGCGTCAGAAAGCGGAGGAACTTGAACATCTTGCAGAAGAAAAACTTGACGATCTTAAAACGGATATTAAGTCGAAAGCGACTGACTTTGTGAATTCAAAGTAA